A region from the Lysobacter antibioticus genome encodes:
- a CDS encoding thiolase family protein, which translates to MSDVVIVGAKRTAIGSFLGQFTGVPTPTLGSAAITGALEQAGVAADQVDEVIMGCVLPAGLGQAPARQAALNAGLPTSAGCTTINKVCGSGMKAIMLAHDLIKAGSAKVVVAGGMESMTNAPHLLNNSRTGIRYGSTEMLDHMAWDGLTNPYDGKAMGVFGDAACEKYGLDRAAIDAYSEESVKRAQAAQSAGHFKDEIVPVTVKGRKGDVVVDSDEEPAKIDVSKIPGLRPAFGKDGVLTAASSSKISDGAAAALLMSADDAAARGLKPLARIVAHAGHAQAPEWFTTAPVKAISNVLEKAGWTVADVDLFEVNEAFSCVAMAPMKDLGIPHDKINVHGGAVALGHPIGASGARLVVTLINALRLRGGKRGVASLCIGGGEATAIAIELL; encoded by the coding sequence ATGAGCGATGTCGTCATCGTCGGTGCCAAGCGCACCGCCATCGGTTCTTTCCTCGGCCAGTTCACCGGCGTCCCGACCCCGACCCTGGGCAGCGCCGCGATCACCGGCGCGCTCGAGCAGGCCGGCGTCGCCGCCGACCAGGTCGACGAAGTCATCATGGGCTGCGTGCTCCCGGCCGGCCTCGGCCAGGCCCCGGCGCGCCAGGCGGCGCTCAACGCCGGCCTGCCGACCTCGGCCGGCTGCACCACGATCAACAAGGTCTGCGGCTCGGGCATGAAGGCGATCATGCTCGCCCACGACCTGATCAAGGCCGGCTCGGCCAAGGTCGTCGTCGCCGGCGGCATGGAGTCGATGACCAACGCCCCGCACCTGCTCAACAACTCGCGCACCGGCATCCGCTACGGCAGCACCGAGATGCTCGACCACATGGCCTGGGACGGTCTGACCAACCCGTACGACGGCAAGGCCATGGGCGTGTTCGGCGACGCGGCTTGCGAGAAATACGGCCTGGATCGCGCTGCGATCGACGCGTATTCCGAGGAAAGCGTGAAGCGCGCGCAGGCTGCGCAGAGCGCCGGCCACTTCAAGGACGAGATCGTTCCGGTGACCGTCAAGGGCCGCAAGGGCGATGTCGTCGTCGACAGCGACGAAGAGCCGGCCAAGATCGACGTCAGCAAGATTCCCGGCCTGCGCCCGGCGTTCGGCAAGGACGGCGTGCTGACCGCCGCGTCGTCCTCGAAGATCTCCGACGGCGCCGCCGCCGCGCTGCTGATGTCGGCCGACGACGCCGCCGCGCGCGGCCTCAAGCCGCTGGCCCGGATCGTCGCCCACGCCGGCCACGCCCAGGCGCCGGAGTGGTTCACCACCGCGCCGGTGAAAGCGATTTCAAACGTGCTCGAAAAGGCCGGCTGGACGGTCGCCGACGTCGACCTGTTCGAGGTCAACGAGGCCTTTTCCTGCGTCGCGATGGCGCCGATGAAGGACCTCGGCATCCCCCACGACAAGATCAACGTCCATGGCGGCGCGGTCGCCCTGGGACACCCGATCGGCGCCAGCGGCGCCCGCCTGGTGGTCACGCTGATCAATGCCTTGCGCCTGCGCGGCGGCAAGCGCGGCGTCGCTTCGCTGTGCATCGGCGGCGGCGAAGCGACCGCAATTGCGATAGAGTTGCTCTAA